DNA sequence from the bacterium genome:
CCAGGGGATCCCCCTTATGTTGAAATTGGGGGAATGGTAGAGCAGGGAAAGACAATTTGTTTAATTGAAGCAATGAAGGTATTCAATGAGATAAAGTCAGAAATCAAGGGAAAGGTTGTAAATATTCTCCCAAAAGATGGTCATTTTGTAAAGGGAGGGGATATTCTTTTCCTTATAGAACCTATATAGTATGTGTTTAACTCCTTTAGTATTATGTTTAGCTATTGGCTCTTGGTTTTTAGCTCAAAAGCTTTGAAATTGAATTATTATTTTACCTTTTTAAAATTTACATGATATGAAAATTTATTTTAAAGAATTTGGATTGTAAAATCGTTAAGAAGGAAAAACTATGTTAAAACTGAGAGGACTTTATTATATCACGCATATTGATAATTTACATTCAATTTTAGAAAAAGGTATTCTCTCTCATAGACAAATAGAACAACAAAAAATTCCTTTTACTTGTATCTACGATGCTGAAATCGTTGATGTTAGAAGGGAAAAGGAAGTTTCAAAGGGACTTACACTATGGGATTTTGCAAATTTATATTTTCAACCACGAAATGCAATGCTTTATCGGGTGGTGGTTTTTAGTAGTGGAATAAACACAAAAGATATAATCATTATTGGTCTTAAGAGTAGTATTTTAAAGCGAAAAGATATTTTTGTTACCACAGGAAATGCAGTAAGTTCTGAGACAGAATTTTTCTCATCAGAGAATGCACAAAAATATATTAAAAATATTCGAGAAAAGACGGATAAAGAATGGTGGGCCAGAGCAGATGGCTCTAAAAGAGAGCTAATGGCTGAATGTTTAGTCCCGGATAATATTAGTCCTGCATACATCAGTGAAATTTATGTGCCAGATCGTGTCACACTAAGTAAAGTAAGAAATATTTGTGGAGAAAATATACCAGTTATACCGGAACCAGAATTGTTTTTTCTTCCTTCCAGACGAATTCATCTCACGGAAAACCTTTCACTTGTTGAAGGAGATATGTTTTTCTCACGAATGCAAACACTTGCTATAAGTGCCAATACAATAGGTGTAATGGGCAAAGGGCTTGCGTCAAGAGCTAAATATCAATTTCCAGATGTTTATGTAAAATATCAAGATTTATGCAAAGATGGAACTCTAAAAATGGGTAAACCATATCTTTATAAAAGAGAAGAGTCCTTAGACTTTATATTAGCTGATGAAGCAGAAAGATTAAATCAGTTCAATTTACAGACATGGTTCTTGCTTTTTCCTACAAAAACTGATTGGCGAAAAATGGCGGACTTCAAAGGAATAGAAGAAGGATTGAAATGGCTTGTTTGTCAATAT
Encoded proteins:
- a CDS encoding biotin/lipoyl-containing protein is translated as MKLEEKIEQIGKLLDELGIAEIFIKEKDDYIKIVKREKAYEEKKEPLYKEIITPLSGRFYRAQKPGDPPYVEIGGMVEQGKTICLIEAMKVFNEIKSEIKGKVVNILPKDGHFVKGGDILFLIEPI
- a CDS encoding DarT ssDNA thymidine ADP-ribosyltransferase family protein; this encodes MLKLRGLYYITHIDNLHSILEKGILSHRQIEQQKIPFTCIYDAEIVDVRREKEVSKGLTLWDFANLYFQPRNAMLYRVVVFSSGINTKDIIIIGLKSSILKRKDIFVTTGNAVSSETEFFSSENAQKYIKNIREKTDKEWWARADGSKRELMAECLVPDNISPAYISEIYVPDRVTLSKVRNICGENIPVIPEPELFFLPSRRIHLTENLSLVEGDMFFSRMQTLAISANTIGVMGKGLASRAKYQFPDVYVKYQDLCKDGTLKMGKPYLYKREESLDFILADEAERLNQFNLQTWFLLFPTKTDWRKMADFKGIEEGLKWLVCQYKNEGIKTLAMPALGCGLGWLPWGSVGPMLCNYLQKLTIPVSLYLPLERKIPEEQLSKDFLIH